A stretch of the Massilia sp. W12 genome encodes the following:
- a CDS encoding Tex family protein → MLPSIEIRLANELQASTTQVNAAIALLKEGATVPFIARYRKEATGGLDDAQLRLLEERLRYLTELEERRSSIIAAIEEQNKMTPELLQALQSAEDKTRLEDLYLPYKQKRRTKAQIALHAGLGALADLLLANPDKNPESEAAAFLREPFSDADGDNPGVADVKAALDGARQILMERFAEDAELLQDLRAYLQEHAVLESKVVEGKQDAGEKFADYFDYCEEWRKIPSHRALALLRGRREEMLSLTLRLDSEEEKPKWDAPWNPCEARIARRFAIHNQGRPADKWLSDTVRWTWRVKCFMHLETELMGSLRESAEQEAIAVFARNLKDLLLAAPAGPRATIGLDPGLRTGVKLAVVDATGKVVDTGVIYPHAPKNDWDGAIATLARLCAKHQVALVSIGNGTASRETDRLAQDLIKRHPELKLTKIVVSEAGASVYSASEFASRELPELDVSLRGAVSIARRLQDPLAELVKIDPKSIGVGQYQHDVNQSWLARSLDAVVEDCVNAVGVDVNTASVPLLARVSGLSNSVAQAIVNYRDQNGAFSNRASLRNVPRLGEKTFEQSAGFLRIMQGENPLDASAVHPESYPLVEKIMADIQSKGRQIDLKGIIGDSKLLRSLQPARYADERFGLPTVSDILQELEKPGRDPRPEFTTATFKEGVEEISDLRPDMILEGVVTNVAAFGAFVDIGVHQDGLVHISALSHQFVKDPHSVVKAGQVVRVKVLEVDAKRKRIALTMRLTDTAPAPGSKPEQRADRNDGKRLAQYQQGQQRQQPAANNAMAAAFAKLRGK, encoded by the coding sequence ATGTTACCTTCAATCGAAATCCGCCTGGCCAATGAACTGCAAGCCAGCACGACCCAAGTCAATGCCGCCATCGCCCTGTTAAAAGAAGGCGCCACCGTGCCCTTCATCGCGCGCTACCGTAAAGAAGCCACCGGCGGCCTGGACGATGCCCAATTGCGCTTGTTAGAAGAGCGTCTGCGCTACCTCACCGAGCTGGAAGAGCGCCGCAGCAGCATCATTGCTGCGATTGAAGAGCAAAACAAGATGACGCCCGAATTGCTGCAAGCGCTGCAAAGCGCGGAAGACAAGACCCGCCTGGAAGACTTATACCTGCCCTACAAACAAAAGCGCCGCACCAAGGCGCAAATCGCCCTGCATGCGGGCCTTGGCGCACTGGCCGATCTGCTCTTGGCCAACCCCGACAAAAACCCCGAAAGCGAAGCCGCCGCCTTCCTGCGCGAACCGTTCTCGGACGCTGATGGCGACAACCCCGGCGTGGCCGATGTCAAAGCCGCACTGGATGGCGCGCGACAAATTCTGATGGAGCGCTTTGCGGAAGACGCCGAATTGCTGCAAGACCTGCGCGCCTATCTGCAAGAACATGCGGTGCTGGAATCGAAAGTGGTGGAAGGCAAGCAAGACGCCGGCGAGAAATTCGCCGACTATTTCGATTATTGCGAAGAATGGCGCAAAATCCCCTCGCACCGCGCACTCGCCCTGCTGCGTGGCCGGCGCGAAGAAATGCTCAGCCTCACCCTGCGCTTAGACAGCGAAGAAGAAAAACCGAAATGGGATGCGCCCTGGAATCCCTGCGAAGCCCGCATCGCGCGCCGCTTCGCCATCCACAATCAGGGCCGCCCCGCAGACAAATGGCTGTCCGACACGGTGCGCTGGACTTGGCGCGTGAAATGTTTCATGCACCTGGAAACCGAATTGATGGGATCTTTACGCGAAAGCGCAGAGCAGGAAGCGATTGCCGTATTTGCGCGCAATTTGAAAGATTTATTACTGGCCGCGCCAGCCGGCCCGCGCGCCACCATTGGCCTCGATCCGGGCTTGCGCACCGGGGTCAAGCTGGCGGTGGTGGACGCCACCGGCAAAGTGGTCGATACCGGCGTGATTTATCCGCATGCGCCGAAAAATGACTGGGATGGCGCCATCGCCACCCTGGCGCGCCTGTGCGCCAAACATCAAGTGGCCCTGGTTTCGATCGGCAACGGCACCGCCTCACGCGAAACCGACCGCCTGGCGCAAGACCTGATCAAACGCCACCCGGAACTCAAACTGACCAAGATCGTCGTCTCCGAAGCCGGCGCCTCGGTGTATTCCGCGTCTGAATTCGCCTCGCGCGAACTGCCGGAACTCGATGTTTCGCTGCGCGGCGCAGTCTCGATTGCGCGCCGCCTGCAAGACCCGCTGGCGGAATTGGTGAAAATCGACCCGAAATCGATTGGCGTGGGCCAATATCAGCACGATGTCAATCAAAGCTGGCTGGCGCGCTCACTCGATGCGGTGGTGGAAGACTGCGTGAATGCGGTCGGGGTGGATGTGAACACCGCCTCCGTGCCGCTGCTGGCGCGCGTATCCGGCCTGAGCAACAGCGTAGCGCAAGCCATCGTCAACTACCGCGATCAGAACGGCGCATTCTCAAATCGCGCCAGCCTGCGCAATGTGCCGCGCCTGGGCGAAAAAACCTTTGAACAATCCGCCGGCTTTTTGCGCATCATGCAAGGCGAAAACCCGCTTGACGCCTCCGCCGTGCACCCGGAATCCTACCCGCTGGTGGAAAAAATCATGGCCGATATTCAAAGCAAAGGCCGCCAGATCGACCTCAAGGGCATCATCGGCGACAGCAAACTGTTGCGCAGCCTGCAGCCGGCGCGCTATGCCGACGAGCGCTTCGGCCTGCCCACCGTGTCCGACATTTTGCAGGAATTGGAAAAACCGGGACGTGACCCGCGCCCGGAATTCACCACCGCCACCTTTAAAGAAGGGGTGGAAGAAATCAGCGACTTGCGCCCGGACATGATTCTGGAAGGGGTGGTGACGAATGTGGCGGCGTTTGGCGCCTTTGTTGACATCGGCGTGCATCAGGATGGCCTGGTGCACATTTCCGCGCTGTCGCACCAATTTGTCAAAGATCCGCACAGCGTGGTCAAGGCAGGTCAAGTGGTTCGTGTTAAAGTACTTGAAGTCGATGCCAAACGCAAGCGCATTGCCCTGACCATGCGCTTGACCGACACTGCCCCCGCCCCCGGCAGCAAACCCGAGCAGCGCGCCGACCGCAATGATGGCAAACGCCTTGCGCAATATCAGCAAGGCCAGCAACGCCAACAACCTGCGGCAAACAACGCGATGGCTGCCGCCTTTGCCAAGCTGCGCGGCAAGTGA
- a CDS encoding GNAT family N-acetyltransferase yields the protein MDFPLQGVDLCLRPWQSSDAIAFQEATLESVSTVGRWMNWCHAGYSLADAESWIMQCQANLEAGISYELGIFSADGAILYGGIGINDIRRLHMVANVGYWVRENRQQHGIALDALRLTLAFGLQELHMQRLEIVAAESNQPSRTVAEKAGAVFEGLQRKRLLIHGVAHTAAMYSVVAED from the coding sequence ATGGACTTTCCACTACAAGGCGTTGACCTCTGCCTGCGCCCCTGGCAAAGCAGCGACGCGATTGCATTTCAGGAAGCAACGCTGGAATCAGTCAGTACTGTAGGACGTTGGATGAATTGGTGCCATGCCGGCTACAGCCTGGCGGATGCAGAAAGCTGGATCATGCAATGCCAGGCCAATCTGGAAGCCGGAATCTCGTATGAATTGGGGATTTTCTCCGCCGACGGGGCGATTTTGTATGGCGGCATCGGCATCAACGACATCCGCCGGCTGCACATGGTGGCCAATGTCGGCTATTGGGTGCGGGAAAACCGCCAGCAACACGGCATCGCACTGGACGCCTTGCGCCTGACGCTTGCTTTCGGCCTGCAGGAATTGCACATGCAAAGGCTGGAAATTGTCGCCGCCGAAAGCAATCAGCCCAGCCGCACAGTAGCGGAAAAGGCCGGCGCCGTTTTTGAAGGCCTGCAACGCAAGCGGCTCTTGATTCATGGCGTGGCGCACACCGCCGCCATGTATTCCGTGGTGGCGGAAGACTGA
- the grxD gene encoding Grx4 family monothiol glutaredoxin codes for MSDVQNWIKETVTGNPVVLFMKGTPTFPQCGFSARAVKLLQVSGAENIVTVNVLDDPAVRQGIKDYSNWPTIPQLYIGGEFIGGSDIMGEMYENGELQAAIAKLGK; via the coding sequence ATGTCTGATGTGCAAAACTGGATCAAAGAAACCGTAACCGGCAACCCGGTGGTGCTGTTTATGAAAGGCACCCCGACCTTTCCGCAATGCGGCTTTTCGGCGCGCGCCGTCAAGCTGCTGCAAGTGTCCGGCGCTGAAAACATTGTCACCGTCAATGTGCTGGATGACCCGGCAGTGCGCCAAGGCATCAAAGACTATTCCAACTGGCCCACCATTCCGCAACTGTATATCGGCGGCGAATTCATCGGCGGCTCCGACATCATGGGCGAAATGTATGAAAACGGCGAGCTGCAAGCCGCCATCGCCAAGCTGGGTAAATAA
- a CDS encoding UbiX family flavin prenyltransferase → MTARRLIVAITGATGAVYGVRALQLLREQQVQTHLLLSDAALLTLQQELQLKRREVEKLADVCHAVRDVGACIASGSYLSDGMLIAPCSMRSLAAIAHGLSDNLITRAADVCLKERRRLVLMVRETPFNLAHLRNMTAVTEMGGVIFPPLPAFYQHPQSLEEMVDHSLLRVLDLFGLPMQNAPRWAGLKASLNSSDASA, encoded by the coding sequence ATGACGGCGCGCCGTTTGATCGTCGCCATCACCGGCGCCACCGGCGCGGTGTACGGCGTGCGCGCCCTGCAATTGCTGCGCGAACAGCAGGTGCAAACTCATTTGTTGCTGTCCGACGCCGCCCTGCTCACCTTGCAGCAGGAATTGCAACTCAAACGGCGCGAAGTCGAAAAACTGGCCGATGTCTGCCACGCTGTGCGCGACGTCGGCGCCTGCATCGCCAGCGGCTCGTATTTATCAGATGGCATGTTGATTGCGCCCTGCTCCATGCGCAGCCTGGCGGCCATCGCACACGGCCTGTCCGACAATCTGATCACCCGCGCCGCCGATGTCTGCCTGAAAGAGCGCCGCCGCCTGGTCTTGATGGTGCGCGAAACCCCCTTCAATCTGGCGCATTTGCGCAATATGACGGCGGTGACGGAAATGGGCGGCGTGATATTCCCGCCGCTGCCGGCGTTTTATCAACATCCGCAATCGCTGGAAGAAATGGTCGATCACAGCTTGCTGCGCGTGCTCGACTTATTTGGTCTGCCGATGCAAAACGCGCCGCGCTGGGCTGGCTTGAAAGCCAGCCTGAACAGCAGCGACGCCAGCGCCTGA
- a CDS encoding CinA family protein, with the protein MSTDIGELAAQVGQKLQQKGLLLATAESCTGGWVSQAITEIAGSSSWFDCGFVTYSIASKTEMLDVSPAQIAQFGSVSEEVALSMARGALANSNAHIALSTTGIAGPTGAVPGKPVGTVCFAWVHGDVAVSERLVFGGDRHAVREQTVAHALRGLLKMLD; encoded by the coding sequence GTGAGTACTGATATTGGGGAACTGGCGGCGCAAGTCGGCCAGAAATTGCAGCAAAAAGGCTTGCTGCTGGCGACCGCTGAATCTTGCACCGGCGGCTGGGTGTCGCAAGCGATTACTGAAATCGCCGGCTCCAGTTCCTGGTTTGACTGCGGTTTTGTAACGTATTCGATTGCTTCCAAGACTGAGATGCTGGATGTGTCGCCGGCGCAAATCGCCCAATTCGGCTCGGTCAGCGAAGAGGTGGCGTTGTCGATGGCGCGCGGCGCCTTGGCCAACAGCAATGCGCATATCGCGCTTTCCACCACCGGGATTGCCGGCCCCACCGGTGCGGTGCCGGGCAAGCCGGTCGGCACGGTTTGCTTTGCCTGGGTGCATGGCGATGTGGCGGTGAGTGAGCGTCTGGTGTTTGGCGGCGACCGTCATGCGGTGCGGGAGCAAACCGTGGCGCATGCTTTGCGCGGTTTGCTGAAAATGCTGGATTGA
- a CDS encoding phosphatidylglycerophosphatase A — MKTHLHQVEAGRVQPGALFMYSRLSHLLALGFGSGLSPIMPGTVGTLFGWLTFAMFTQRWPAFFTPLNWLIVCLAAFLIGIWACERTGRDLGVADHGAMVWDEIVAIWLVLAMLHPAPWQLQFWAVFWFRVFDMSKPPPIRQFEQRFKGGFGVMFDDILAAFFTLLLFSIWRQW, encoded by the coding sequence ATGAAAACGCATTTGCATCAGGTAGAAGCTGGACGCGTGCAACCCGGCGCGCTGTTTATGTACAGCCGCTTGAGTCATTTATTGGCGCTCGGTTTTGGCAGCGGTTTATCGCCCATCATGCCGGGCACGGTGGGCACTTTGTTCGGCTGGCTGACGTTCGCCATGTTCACCCAGCGCTGGCCGGCGTTTTTCACGCCCTTGAATTGGCTCATCGTTTGTTTGGCCGCTTTTTTAATCGGCATCTGGGCTTGTGAGCGCACCGGGCGGGATTTGGGCGTAGCTGATCATGGCGCCATGGTGTGGGATGAAATCGTTGCGATCTGGCTGGTGTTGGCCATGCTGCACCCGGCCCCGTGGCAGCTGCAATTCTGGGCGGTGTTTTGGTTCCGCGTGTTTGATATGAGCAAGCCGCCGCCGATCCGCCAGTTTGAACAGCGTTTCAAAGGCGGTTTCGGGGTGATGTTTGATGACATTCTGGCGGCTTTCTTTACCCTGCTGTTGTTTTCCATTTGGCGGCAATGGTAA
- the thiL gene encoding thiamine-phosphate kinase gives MSEFDLIARYFAQPARAHPGAHTLLGPGDDCALLRLPPGEVLAISSDMLVEDRHFFAGADPFMLGHKALAVNLSDLAAMGARPLGFTLALALPAADEAWLAAFSAGLLRLAREADCALIGGDTTRGPLNICITVFGSLPPQAALRRDGAKAGDQVWVSGSLGEARLGLAWLSGEALPDADPAWREAACARLHLPAPRLALGQALRGVASAALDISDGLAGDLGHILQASGVAAQLHAEALPAGPALASCDAARRLEYMLSGGDDYELCFCAPPAQQARVRQIGRELDLALHCIGEIVPGRGLQVLDPQGLPLSLQLNSFDHFRTS, from the coding sequence ATGTCGGAATTTGATTTGATCGCGCGCTATTTCGCGCAGCCTGCGCGCGCCCATCCGGGCGCGCACACGCTATTGGGGCCGGGCGATGATTGCGCCCTGTTGCGTCTGCCGCCGGGCGAGGTGTTGGCGATTTCCAGCGATATGCTGGTGGAAGACCGGCACTTCTTTGCCGGCGCTGATCCTTTCATGCTGGGACACAAGGCGCTGGCGGTGAATTTGTCGGATCTGGCGGCGATGGGCGCGCGCCCGCTCGGCTTTACCCTGGCGCTGGCTTTACCGGCGGCGGATGAGGCTTGGCTGGCCGCTTTTTCCGCCGGGCTGTTGCGTCTGGCGCGGGAAGCTGATTGCGCTTTGATTGGCGGCGACACCACGCGCGGCCCGCTGAATATCTGCATTACGGTGTTTGGCAGCTTGCCGCCACAGGCGGCTTTGCGGCGCGATGGGGCTAAAGCCGGCGATCAAGTCTGGGTTTCCGGCAGCTTGGGCGAGGCGCGGTTGGGCTTGGCCTGGTTGTCGGGCGAGGCGCTGCCGGATGCTGATCCGGCTTGGCGTGAGGCGGCTTGTGCGCGCTTGCATCTGCCGGCGCCGCGTCTGGCATTGGGACAGGCTTTGCGCGGCGTGGCGAGCGCTGCGCTGGATATTTCTGATGGCTTGGCGGGCGATTTGGGGCATATTCTGCAGGCTTCCGGGGTGGCGGCGCAGCTGCATGCTGAGGCGTTGCCGGCTGGCCCGGCCCTGGCGTCTTGTGACGCTGCGCGCCGCCTGGAATATATGCTGAGCGGCGGCGATGATTATGAATTATGCTTTTGTGCGCCGCCTGCACAGCAGGCCAGGGTGCGCCAGATCGGGCGCGAGCTGGATCTGGCGCTGCACTGCATCGGTGAGATTGTGCCGGGGCGCGGTTTGCAAGTGCTGGACCCGCAAGGCCTGCCATTATCGTTACAGCTGAATTCTTTTGACCATTTCCGCACTTCATGA